One genomic window of Chanos chanos chromosome 13, fChaCha1.1, whole genome shotgun sequence includes the following:
- the snx20 gene encoding sorting nexin-20 codes for MQGQENKEPDDPGFSASCLTTAELQQHWRAVRQERRTIKLLFEIPSTRIIQKPASKYVLYQIVVIQSGSYDQKRVAIERRYSDFYHLHQRLLQEFSEELEEVVLPKKKLVGNFTEESISERCVALRDYLTQLYALRCIRRSQYFLEFFTRAELKLAYDLLRSGQFARALELLQTTLVLQEKLSGHDPGLVVPTLCALVVCHRDLDDIRAAFQTGQQAMPIVRRYGLNRYRCALLEVLVDLGYRLSLPVALLQEELARVRESKNGPVTQVSLKQLVVEEFT; via the exons ATGCAAGGACAAGAGAACAAAGAACCTGACG ATCCAGGGTTTAGCGCCTCCTGTCTGACAACAGCAGAATTACAGCAGCACTGGAGAGCTGTGAGGCAGGAGAGGAGGACCATTAAACTCCTGTTTGAGATCCCTTCCACTCGCATCATCCAGAAGCCAGCAAGCAAATATGTG tTGTACCAGATTGTGGTGATCCAATCAGGAAGTTACGACCAGAAACGCGTGGCGATTGAAAGGCGCTACAGCGACTTCTATCATCTCCACCAGCGCCTCCTGCAGGAGTTCAGCGAAGAGCTGGAGGAGGTCGTGCTACCGAAGAAGAAACTGGTGGGAAATTTTACGGAGGAGAGCATCTCGGAGCGCTGCGTGGCTCTCAGAGACTATCTCACTCAACTCTACGCCCTTCGCTGCATACGCCGATCTCAGTACTTCCTGGAATTCTTCACCCGCGCGGAGCTGAAGCTCGCCTACGACTTGTTACGCAGCGGGCAGTTTGCCCGCGCCCTTGAGCTGCTCCAGACCACTCTGGTCCTCCAGGAGAAGCTGTCGGGTCATGACCCCGGTCTGGTGGTACCCACACTATGTGCCCTGGTGGTGTGCCACCGTGATCTGGACGATATCCGCGCCGCCTTCCAGACGGGCCAGCAGGCCATGCCCATTGTGAGACGCTATGGGCTGAACCGATACCGATGCGCATTGCTAGAGGTGCTGGTGGACCTCGGTTACCGACTGAGCCTCCCAGTGGCCCTGTTACAGGAAGAACTggccagagtgagagagtcta